In a genomic window of Acidilobus saccharovorans 345-15:
- the cobA gene encoding uroporphyrinogen-III C-methyltransferase — translation MRGKVVIVGAGPGDPTLITVKALETIKAADVIVYDRLIPTELLSHAKPGAIKIYVGKEPQRHEMSQEEINELLMRLAREDKLVVRLKGGDPYTFGRGEEECEFLLSNNVECEVVPGIPSFVGASAYAGIPLAGRSFASSFAVITGHLAEGKDMKEYLGRVRSLAQAADMLVILMGVKNLDLILSEIAKVRGWDEPAAAVMWATTERQLTVAGTMSSLLDAWRRGVIINPAVIYVGRGVNKRVKLWRRGAEYSTWGQSSQQR, via the coding sequence TTGCGTGGTAAGGTTGTGATAGTGGGGGCCGGCCCGGGCGACCCAACCCTGATCACTGTTAAGGCCCTTGAGACCATCAAGGCTGCTGACGTGATAGTGTATGACAGGCTAATTCCGACCGAGCTCCTGAGTCATGCAAAACCTGGGGCAATCAAGATCTATGTTGGCAAGGAACCTCAGAGACATGAAATGAGCCAGGAGGAGATAAACGAGCTCCTAATGAGGCTGGCCAGGGAGGATAAACTTGTAGTGAGACTGAAGGGAGGGGACCCCTACACTTTTGGGAGGGGCGAGGAGGAGTGCGAGTTCTTACTCTCAAATAATGTGGAGTGCGAGGTGGTGCCAGGGATACCAAGCTTTGTAGGAGCTTCAGCGTATGCAGGCATTCCTCTGGCCGGCAGGAGCTTTGCCTCGTCGTTTGCAGTGATAACTGGCCACCTGGCCGAAGGCAAGGACATGAAGGAGTACCTGGGGAGGGTAAGAAGCCTAGCGCAGGCCGCAGACATGCTAGTAATACTTATGGGAGTTAAGAACCTTGACCTAATACTCAGCGAAATCGCTAAGGTGAGAGGCTGGGACGAACCAGCAGCTGCCGTGATGTGGGCCACCACAGAGAGACAGCTAACCGTTGCCGGCACTATGTCCTCATTGCTGGACGCCTGGAGAAGGGGAGTAATAATTAATCCGGCGGTCATATATGTTGGCAGGGGCGTCAACAAGAGGGTAAAACTTTGGAGAAGAGGTGCAGAGTACTCTACTTGGGGCCAGAGCTCCCAACAGCGCTGA
- the hemC gene encoding hydroxymethylbilane synthase, which translates to MIKLKVATRGSKLSLEQVVIAMRFLEQRLGERVEYEPVIVKTRGDVMQDRPLFSIGVKGVFEKEVNRAVLNGEADVAVHSMKDLPSQLEEDLEIAMVPPREVPNDSLVIGAGSPEVTGVEDVPSGLSVGTSSVRRIAFLRHYNRNVITKVVRGNVDTRIAKLNRGEVNYLLMAEAGLRRLNIPQKRVMLPLDKFPPEPGQGIIAVVAPSSSPLFDLLRRASDEVTYAMAMAERKFVELIGAGCHTPIGAVSILEGGRLAMIAAAASPDGEVMNFARASGSLGEPERIARELVENLKVP; encoded by the coding sequence ATGATAAAGCTCAAGGTGGCCACTAGGGGCAGCAAGCTAAGCCTTGAACAGGTAGTCATAGCTATGAGGTTCCTTGAGCAGAGGCTCGGAGAACGAGTAGAATATGAGCCGGTGATAGTTAAGACCAGGGGCGACGTGATGCAGGATAGGCCCCTTTTTAGCATAGGCGTTAAGGGCGTCTTTGAGAAGGAGGTCAACAGGGCGGTTCTTAACGGTGAGGCCGACGTAGCGGTCCACAGCATGAAGGACCTGCCCTCGCAACTTGAGGAGGACCTAGAGATAGCAATGGTGCCTCCCCGGGAGGTCCCTAACGACTCCTTAGTAATAGGCGCAGGATCCCCTGAGGTCACCGGCGTGGAGGACGTGCCCTCAGGCCTCAGCGTCGGCACATCAAGCGTGAGGAGAATAGCGTTTCTGAGACATTATAACAGAAACGTCATTACGAAGGTCGTGAGGGGCAACGTAGATACACGGATAGCTAAACTTAACAGGGGGGAAGTTAACTACTTACTAATGGCCGAGGCAGGCCTGAGGAGGCTCAACATACCCCAGAAAAGGGTTATGCTGCCCCTCGACAAGTTCCCGCCCGAGCCAGGCCAGGGGATAATAGCGGTCGTGGCCCCTTCCTCATCACCGCTTTTCGATCTTTTACGCAGGGCCTCGGACGAGGTGACCTACGCCATGGCTATGGCCGAGAGGAAATTCGTGGAGCTCATAGGTGCTGGGTGCCACACGCCCATAGGAGCCGTCTCCATACTGGAAGGCGGCAGGCTAGCGATGATAGCGGCCGCGGCCTCGCCTGACGGCGAAGTTATGAACTTTGCCCGGGCCTCCGGCAGCCTAGGGGAACCTGAAAGGATAGCCAGGGAGCTGGTCGAGAACCTGAAGGTGCCATGA
- the hemL gene encoding glutamate-1-semialdehyde 2,1-aminomutase, with product MSKELYEEASKFLVGGVDSPVRAAVRPYPFFVKEGVGPYIITEDNEKLVDYVLGYGPLILGHANEAVKRRVIEQIERGWLYGTPTRVELELAKKVVSYVMPGGKVRFVNSGTEATMTAIRLARGFTGRNKIMKFDGCYHGAHDYVLVQAGSAASEYGVPNSRGVPPQVAALTVVAKYNDLESADRAAKAAGDDLAAIIVEPVIGNMGVIPPDREFLRGLREIADRYGSLLIFDEVITGFRLSMGGAQQYFGVKADIVTLGKIIGGGFPIGAVTARSEIMDLLSPRGPVFNAGTFNANPVTMSAGLATIETIEATDALSKASKAAKEIAEYAEAAFNGAASVNRVESMFQLFFTQRSVVSPDDARASDREKYAKFHELMRKYGVFVPPSQFESQFTSAVHDDEVILTTEEALRKAASELK from the coding sequence ATGAGTAAGGAGCTCTACGAAGAGGCCTCAAAGTTCCTCGTAGGTGGCGTTGATAGCCCAGTGCGCGCCGCCGTCAGGCCCTACCCCTTTTTCGTCAAGGAGGGCGTTGGGCCCTACATAATTACCGAGGACAACGAGAAGCTTGTAGATTATGTTCTGGGATACGGGCCCCTCATACTTGGCCATGCAAATGAGGCCGTCAAGAGGAGAGTCATAGAGCAGATAGAGAGGGGCTGGCTTTATGGAACGCCAACTAGAGTTGAGCTTGAGCTGGCTAAGAAGGTCGTCAGCTATGTGATGCCTGGAGGCAAGGTAAGGTTTGTAAACTCTGGCACGGAGGCCACAATGACGGCCATAAGGCTTGCCAGGGGGTTCACTGGAAGGAACAAGATAATGAAGTTTGACGGCTGCTATCACGGCGCGCATGATTATGTTCTAGTTCAGGCCGGCAGCGCGGCCAGCGAGTATGGGGTGCCCAACAGCAGAGGGGTGCCCCCTCAGGTGGCAGCGCTTACTGTGGTGGCCAAGTATAACGACCTCGAGTCCGCGGATAGGGCCGCCAAGGCGGCGGGCGACGACCTGGCCGCTATCATAGTGGAGCCCGTAATAGGTAACATGGGCGTCATACCTCCAGATAGGGAGTTCCTCAGAGGTCTCAGGGAGATAGCTGACAGGTATGGCTCGTTGTTAATATTTGACGAAGTTATTACCGGGTTCAGGCTTTCCATGGGGGGCGCCCAGCAGTACTTTGGTGTCAAGGCTGACATAGTGACGCTAGGCAAGATCATAGGCGGCGGCTTCCCCATAGGCGCTGTAACTGCCAGGTCTGAAATTATGGACCTCCTGTCACCCAGAGGGCCGGTGTTCAACGCCGGCACCTTCAACGCTAACCCAGTAACTATGAGCGCAGGATTAGCAACAATAGAGACCATTGAGGCAACGGACGCCCTCTCAAAGGCCTCAAAGGCTGCAAAGGAGATCGCTGAGTATGCGGAAGCTGCCTTCAACGGCGCTGCTAGCGTTAACAGGGTAGAGAGCATGTTCCAACTGTTCTTCACGCAGCGCAGTGTTGTAAGCCCCGATGATGCCAGGGCAAGCGACCGCGAAAAGTACGCCAAGTTCCATGAACTTATGAGAAAATACGGGGTGTTTGTCCCTCCAAGCCAATTTGAGTCCCAGTTCACCAGCGCAGTTCACGATGATGAGGTCATTTTGACCACGGAGGAGGCCCTCAGGAAGGCAGCGAGTGAACTGAAATGA
- a CDS encoding HD domain-containing protein: MQGELVGAYQQKGVVQDSVHGFIPINEAEYWLLQTAFMRRLHNIKQLGMAFLVFPSARHSRLEHSLGVMHIASRMAQRIAGSLSRNDKLCSEVLYDCDYEHLNNFVQTARFSGLLHDVGHLAYSHMSEEAIEYMAKYIEDQHSQGLFKELTELSGSTLKVHEAYGVSFLSKLKGLSSSFEGPLLEVYLSAVAELLKPGGPTVREPLEELGIRPEAYDIIHDIISNEIADADRLDYLQRDAQATGIVYGNIDLDRLVEGIGVSLLDDGRPSLSLDIKSLQPLEDVFDARYKMYRSVYYHHKVIAISKSVSRFIRELPQSHIQLPEAYGGNLREAIKPSSLAKAIADDLYYFDDSELDVIARTAAHGEERLIKRWALSLLERRDLLPLSLIKRSEEVMVLATEILRKRGLEPSPSNLSHLLNYVSNRVSAIQDDLRKAIGNSNIMVDCFSSSIINLDRLRRGSNMFNWSESSYLRAIVDQSSIPVLLLYAYSDYMDDHLSLIRARAKDVRETAKKILQDVLNEGVKDIRS; the protein is encoded by the coding sequence ATGCAGGGCGAGCTGGTAGGCGCATATCAGCAGAAGGGCGTAGTGCAGGACTCCGTGCACGGCTTTATACCGATAAATGAAGCCGAATACTGGCTCCTTCAGACGGCGTTCATGAGGAGGCTTCACAACATAAAGCAGCTCGGCATGGCGTTCCTGGTGTTCCCATCGGCCCGCCACAGCAGGCTTGAGCACTCGCTGGGGGTCATGCATATAGCTTCACGTATGGCCCAGAGGATAGCCGGCTCGCTGTCGCGTAACGATAAGCTTTGCTCTGAAGTTCTCTACGATTGCGACTATGAACATCTTAACAACTTCGTGCAAACAGCTAGGTTCAGCGGTCTACTTCATGACGTAGGGCACCTGGCCTATAGCCACATGAGCGAGGAGGCCATAGAGTACATGGCCAAGTATATCGAAGATCAGCATTCGCAGGGACTATTCAAGGAGTTAACCGAGCTCTCAGGCAGTACACTTAAAGTACACGAAGCTTATGGAGTCTCCTTCCTCTCGAAGCTAAAGGGCCTCTCGTCCTCATTTGAAGGACCCTTGCTTGAGGTCTACCTGTCCGCCGTTGCAGAGCTCCTAAAGCCTGGAGGGCCTACTGTGAGGGAGCCCCTGGAGGAGCTCGGCATAAGGCCTGAGGCCTACGACATTATTCACGATATCATATCCAATGAAATAGCGGACGCTGACAGGCTCGACTATCTCCAGAGGGACGCACAGGCCACAGGGATAGTATATGGCAACATAGACCTGGACAGGCTGGTGGAGGGAATAGGCGTCTCGCTACTCGACGATGGAAGGCCGTCCCTATCGCTTGACATAAAGAGCCTTCAACCTCTCGAGGACGTCTTTGACGCAAGGTACAAGATGTACCGCTCGGTATATTATCACCATAAGGTCATAGCTATATCTAAATCAGTCTCCAGATTCATAAGGGAGCTACCCCAGTCACACATACAGCTGCCCGAGGCCTACGGCGGGAACCTAAGAGAAGCTATAAAGCCCAGCTCCCTGGCTAAAGCCATAGCTGATGACCTCTATTACTTTGACGACTCGGAGCTGGACGTTATAGCCAGAACGGCGGCGCACGGCGAGGAGAGGCTGATCAAGCGGTGGGCGCTGAGCCTCCTAGAGAGGCGCGACCTCCTTCCGCTTTCGTTAATAAAGAGGAGCGAAGAAGTAATGGTATTGGCCACGGAGATCCTAAGGAAGCGCGGTTTAGAGCCGTCGCCTTCTAATCTATCCCACTTACTAAACTACGTTAGTAACAGAGTTTCTGCCATTCAGGACGACCTTAGGAAGGCCATAGGTAACTCCAATATAATGGTAGACTGCTTTTCCAGTTCCATAATAAATTTGGACAGGCTACGGAGGGGCTCCAACATGTTCAACTGGAGCGAGTCTTCCTACCTAAGAGCTATCGTAGATCAGAGCTCCATCCCCGTGCTTCTGCTCTACGCATACTCCGACTACATGGATGACCATCTAAGCCTAATCAGGGCAAGAGCTAAAGACGTAAGGGAAACCGCCAAGAAGATCTTACAGGACGTGTTAAATGAAGGCGTTAAAGATATCAGATCTTAG
- a CDS encoding SIS domain-containing protein: protein MLLCGMGGSGVTGDYIWALAAAKALRFPVIVHKAEGVPSWVTAEDLVVAISYSGNTYETVSCAREAKARGATVLSVTSGGKLASWAKENGLPLALIEPGYYPRTALGMLAGATIGIINSSGIKIAADKEVEDAADALRSTSRGEGETIARALAGKDIYIVAGCGLFDIVAHRWRQEFSENAKAITKTEFYPESAHNDMVVWQLLHNVRKGFVLIEGDGRVCAVLEDLLRQIYNDQRDTVVRVTPRGNGVLAQLLQGSLLGGYTSTYLAMFNGVDPRDTSITGRYKEALEKAGLS, encoded by the coding sequence TTGTTGTTATGCGGCATGGGGGGCAGCGGGGTCACAGGGGACTACATCTGGGCACTTGCCGCAGCCAAGGCCCTAAGGTTCCCAGTCATAGTTCACAAGGCCGAGGGCGTTCCCTCTTGGGTAACGGCAGAGGACCTGGTTGTTGCAATAAGCTACAGCGGGAACACCTATGAGACCGTGAGCTGCGCAAGGGAAGCTAAGGCCAGAGGGGCCACAGTACTGTCTGTAACAAGCGGCGGCAAGCTGGCATCATGGGCTAAAGAGAACGGGCTCCCGCTCGCGCTTATAGAGCCGGGCTACTACCCAAGGACAGCGCTCGGAATGCTGGCTGGGGCTACTATAGGTATCATCAACTCCTCCGGAATTAAGATAGCCGCTGATAAGGAGGTTGAGGATGCAGCTGACGCCCTTAGGTCAACCTCAAGGGGTGAGGGCGAAACCATAGCGAGGGCCCTCGCCGGCAAGGACATATACATAGTCGCGGGGTGCGGCCTCTTTGACATAGTGGCCCACAGGTGGAGGCAGGAGTTCAGCGAGAACGCTAAGGCTATAACTAAGACTGAGTTCTACCCTGAGTCAGCCCATAATGATATGGTTGTGTGGCAGCTGCTGCACAACGTGAGGAAGGGCTTTGTGCTCATAGAGGGTGATGGCAGGGTATGCGCGGTCCTTGAAGACCTCCTAAGGCAGATCTATAACGACCAGAGGGACACTGTTGTTAGAGTGACGCCCAGAGGCAACGGAGTTTTGGCCCAGCTGCTCCAGGGCTCTCTGCTTGGAGGCTACACCTCAACCTATCTAGCTATGTTTAATGGCGTGGACCCGCGCGACACCTCAATAACGGGAAGGTATAAGGAGGCCCTCGAGAAGGCAGGACTTTCCTAA
- a CDS encoding coiled-coil protein, giving the protein MEGSDRLAAEKAQNVDTNSNEPKNTQPQTPPEAAQAQQTGSQQEVRRPRRAPEPLPPEALPEDIRQLVTTDTSNMKEEDLYKLVDAIRDKIIEVKNNRMQLINEVKGLRDQRVKLIEQKKELVSQLLKLRSDRKEVLDQLAKLNQDRSSTLNDLKAKIEQLREARQLLDKEGNVAKLSLKRVQKRIEELEWRQQTSVLPPQEERRLVEEIERLEELAERIRKARQEEISIMEIEAEVKALKMKLNDFNTKINELRQKAGNLKAQIASLTPKIDELNKQINSLKQTIDEKSKNIDILSGELDALYNKYRELMVKLKELKVSRQRGIELKALEERRKEIEEKAKRGEALSLDEMRILYGEFDLT; this is encoded by the coding sequence TTGGAGGGAAGTGACCGCCTGGCTGCTGAGAAGGCCCAGAACGTTGACACAAACAGCAACGAGCCTAAGAACACTCAACCTCAAACTCCCCCTGAGGCTGCGCAGGCTCAGCAGACAGGAAGTCAACAAGAAGTCAGGAGGCCTAGGAGAGCTCCCGAGCCTCTGCCGCCAGAGGCCCTCCCTGAAGATATAAGGCAGTTGGTAACTACGGACACGTCTAACATGAAAGAGGAGGACCTTTACAAGCTTGTAGATGCGATAAGGGATAAGATTATTGAGGTCAAAAACAACAGAATGCAGCTCATTAATGAGGTTAAGGGGCTGCGTGACCAGAGGGTCAAGTTAATTGAGCAAAAGAAGGAGCTTGTGAGCCAACTGCTTAAGCTGAGGTCCGACCGTAAGGAAGTACTTGACCAGCTGGCCAAACTTAACCAGGACAGGAGTTCAACACTCAATGACCTTAAGGCTAAGATAGAGCAGCTTAGGGAGGCCAGACAGCTGCTTGATAAGGAGGGCAACGTAGCTAAGCTCAGCCTCAAGAGGGTCCAGAAGAGGATAGAGGAACTCGAGTGGAGGCAGCAGACCTCCGTCCTGCCTCCGCAGGAGGAAAGGAGACTTGTAGAGGAAATTGAAAGACTTGAGGAGCTTGCAGAGAGGATAAGGAAGGCGCGCCAGGAGGAGATCTCAATAATGGAGATAGAGGCTGAGGTTAAGGCGCTCAAGATGAAGCTTAATGACTTCAATACGAAGATAAATGAGCTCAGGCAGAAGGCGGGGAACCTCAAGGCCCAGATAGCATCATTAACGCCTAAGATTGACGAGCTTAACAAGCAGATAAACTCGCTCAAGCAGACCATCGATGAGAAGAGCAAGAACATAGATATCCTGTCCGGGGAGCTTGACGCGCTCTACAACAAGTACAGGGAGCTGATGGTGAAGTTAAAGGAGCTTAAGGTATCAAGGCAGCGCGGCATCGAGCTCAAAGCCCTTGAGGAGAGGCGCAAGGAGATAGAGGAGAAGGCCAAGAGAGGAGAGGCCCTAAGCCTTGATGAAATGAGGATACTGTATGGAGAGTTCGACCTAACGTAA
- a CDS encoding acetate--CoA ligase family protein, protein MYTADAKVFFEPKSIAIVGASPRADNMGRVILSNLKSKYKGELFVVNPKYDYIEGLRSYRSLNEIDKDVDLVVVAVNAALTPSVLEDAGKKGVRGAIIFSGGFAETGTEEGIRLQEEVVSIAKRYSMRILGPNCIGVYNSANGVDTFFLPEERMRRPRPGPIAIISQSGALLATLMDWAAANNVGISKAINFGNKVDIDEIDSLNYLAGASDVKVILMYLEGVTKGRELVDAIRKVTYGSRKPVLVLKGGRTAEGSRATLSHTASIAGSYDVFKEAMSEANAIVVEDLQEMFDAAKVLSSGALPRSPRVAVITNSGGHGVIATDNLVSRGLQVPQPSQATLDALKGLFPQRVSLRNPFDLTGDARPEQVELVAETLLSNNDADALLLVALVQPPTMDLNKTFDTIINVRKRHPDLPLAVVTIGASYGEKLAEMLEAAGIPTFEFPDRAARALSDLWKCRLCVEAESNSNDTMPTVNSSAAELVNNIIARAIKEGRNKLLEDESLEVLRAYGIPVADYCTAVDEDDVKSCAQGLGFPLVMKVISPDIIHKSDVGGVVLNINSVDEATSAYMSILSNVRLRAPHADVRGVLLQKMVRDGYEVMVGGARDPQFGPIVTFGLGGLLVELVSDIAMRLAPVGLKQALQMISTTRAYTLLKGYRGMQRANLESVAEIISRLSILLYNHLPIKEVDINPVLARIEQATAVDARIIVGGG, encoded by the coding sequence ATGTATACAGCTGACGCCAAAGTATTCTTCGAGCCAAAGAGCATAGCTATAGTAGGCGCCTCGCCGAGAGCTGACAACATGGGCCGAGTAATACTTTCTAACCTGAAGTCCAAATATAAGGGCGAGCTATTCGTAGTAAACCCTAAATATGATTATATTGAAGGCCTGAGGAGCTATCGCTCCCTTAACGAGATAGATAAAGATGTGGACCTGGTTGTAGTTGCAGTTAACGCTGCACTGACGCCTTCAGTGCTAGAGGACGCTGGCAAGAAGGGCGTCAGGGGGGCCATAATATTTAGCGGGGGCTTCGCCGAGACGGGCACCGAGGAGGGCATAAGGCTTCAGGAGGAGGTAGTCTCGATAGCCAAGAGGTACTCCATGAGAATCCTTGGGCCCAACTGCATAGGGGTCTATAACTCTGCAAACGGCGTTGACACCTTCTTCCTGCCAGAGGAGAGAATGAGGAGACCCAGGCCTGGACCCATAGCAATAATAAGTCAGAGCGGGGCTCTGCTGGCAACTCTCATGGACTGGGCAGCCGCTAACAACGTAGGTATATCTAAAGCCATAAACTTTGGCAACAAGGTAGATATTGACGAGATTGACAGCCTAAACTACCTTGCCGGCGCGTCTGACGTGAAGGTCATACTAATGTATCTGGAAGGGGTCACAAAAGGCAGGGAGCTGGTTGACGCTATTAGGAAGGTAACCTACGGCAGCAGGAAGCCAGTGCTCGTGCTCAAGGGGGGCAGGACTGCCGAAGGCTCCAGGGCCACGCTTAGCCACACGGCATCAATAGCGGGCTCCTACGACGTTTTCAAGGAGGCTATGAGCGAGGCTAACGCAATAGTCGTTGAGGACCTCCAGGAGATGTTCGACGCTGCGAAGGTCCTCAGCTCAGGCGCCCTGCCAAGGAGCCCCAGGGTGGCAGTTATAACCAACTCGGGGGGCCACGGCGTTATAGCCACCGATAACCTGGTATCCAGGGGACTGCAAGTACCTCAGCCATCGCAGGCCACGTTGGATGCGCTCAAGGGCCTCTTCCCTCAGCGGGTGTCGCTGCGCAACCCATTTGACCTGACGGGCGACGCGAGGCCTGAGCAGGTAGAACTTGTAGCAGAAACGCTCCTCTCCAATAACGACGCTGACGCCCTTCTGCTTGTGGCTCTCGTACAGCCGCCAACCATGGACCTTAACAAGACCTTTGACACCATAATAAACGTCAGGAAGCGTCACCCTGACCTGCCCCTAGCTGTAGTTACAATAGGCGCCAGCTATGGCGAGAAGCTGGCGGAGATGCTCGAGGCCGCGGGGATACCAACGTTCGAGTTCCCTGACCGCGCTGCCAGGGCCCTGTCCGACCTATGGAAGTGCAGGCTCTGCGTCGAGGCTGAAAGTAATAGTAATGACACTATGCCGACCGTTAATAGCAGCGCTGCCGAGCTGGTAAATAATATAATAGCCCGCGCCATCAAGGAGGGCCGTAACAAGCTGCTTGAAGATGAGTCGCTGGAGGTCCTGAGGGCCTATGGGATCCCTGTTGCCGATTATTGCACTGCCGTTGATGAGGATGATGTAAAGTCGTGCGCGCAGGGGCTTGGCTTTCCCCTTGTAATGAAAGTCATAAGCCCTGACATCATCCACAAGAGCGACGTGGGGGGCGTTGTGCTTAACATAAATAGCGTTGATGAGGCGACCTCTGCCTACATGTCAATACTTTCCAACGTTAGGCTTCGCGCGCCTCACGCCGATGTCAGGGGAGTTCTACTTCAGAAAATGGTCAGGGATGGATATGAGGTTATGGTAGGAGGTGCGCGCGACCCCCAGTTTGGTCCCATAGTTACCTTCGGCTTAGGAGGCCTCCTGGTGGAGCTCGTCTCTGACATTGCCATGAGGCTGGCTCCTGTTGGCCTGAAGCAAGCCTTACAGATGATCTCAACCACTAGGGCGTACACGCTGCTCAAGGGCTACAGAGGCATGCAGCGGGCCAACCTAGAAAGCGTGGCAGAGATAATCTCTAGGTTAAGTATCCTACTTTACAACCACTTACCTATAAAAGAGGTAGATATAAATCCCGTTCTGGCACGCATAGAACAAGCGACAGCTGTTGACGCACGCATAATAGTTGGAGGTGGATAA
- a CDS encoding CDC48 family AAA ATPase, with product MVSQSVTLTVEEAYRSDRPGRKIVRISDSAMERLGIETGDFVLIRSSKAEEVGVAWPLRDDSNPDIIRIDGHMRQVLGVSVGDKVEVMRADNVKPAHRVELAPVGQATVQTFFGAVPINMVVSPEDLRDELIRKPLIRGDLVPLSDEIQLAVVNTNPSDPVYVTDDTEIIIRNEPVKPSEYPLLSRGTRVTWEDIGDLEEAKQRIREIVELPMKHPEIFQRLGIEPPKGILLYGPPGTGKTLLAKALANEIGAYFIAINGPEIMSKFYGESEERLREVFKEAQENAPSIIFIDEIDSIAPKREEVTGEVEKRVVAQLLTLMDGIQERGKVIVIGATNRPEDLDPALRRPGRFDREIEIRPPDKQGRLEILQVHTRNMPLDSDVNLAEIADLTKGYTGADLAALAKEAAMAAVREFMSSGKVDLSKPGEIKKEILETLKVSRRHFLEAMKVVRPTLIREVFVEVPEVHWDDIGGLDNVKQELREVVEWPLKHPDVFQKMGIEPPKGVLLFGPPGTGKTMLAKAVATESGANFIAIRGPEVLSKWVGESEKAIRETFRRAREVAPVVVFFDEIDSIAPARGYSFDSGVTDRIVNQLLTEMDGIVPLSNVVILAATNRPDILDPALLRPGRFDRVIYVPPPDRESRKQIFKVHLRKVPLANDVDIDRLADLTEGYTGADIAAVVREAVFAKLREKLEPGPVEWKHFEQALKRVKPSLSREDVMRYEQMGDRLKKMIMSV from the coding sequence ATGGTCTCGCAGAGCGTAACGCTAACTGTGGAGGAAGCCTACAGGAGCGACAGGCCAGGAAGAAAGATCGTGAGGATAAGCGACTCGGCCATGGAGAGGCTCGGCATAGAGACAGGAGACTTCGTGCTGATAAGGAGCTCTAAGGCAGAGGAGGTCGGCGTGGCGTGGCCGCTCAGGGACGACAGTAACCCTGACATAATAAGGATAGACGGCCACATGAGGCAAGTCCTTGGGGTTAGCGTGGGTGACAAGGTAGAGGTCATGAGGGCTGACAACGTTAAGCCGGCGCACAGGGTGGAGCTTGCCCCAGTGGGCCAGGCCACGGTTCAGACGTTCTTCGGGGCCGTTCCAATAAACATGGTCGTGTCGCCCGAGGATCTGAGGGATGAGCTCATACGTAAGCCCCTCATCAGGGGTGACCTGGTGCCGCTCTCTGACGAGATACAGTTGGCTGTGGTAAACACTAACCCCTCAGACCCAGTTTACGTAACTGACGATACGGAGATAATCATAAGGAACGAGCCGGTCAAGCCTTCAGAGTACCCATTGTTGAGCAGGGGCACTAGGGTCACATGGGAGGACATAGGCGACCTTGAGGAGGCGAAGCAGCGCATCAGGGAGATAGTGGAGCTCCCCATGAAGCATCCTGAGATATTCCAGAGGCTCGGAATAGAGCCTCCCAAGGGAATACTCCTTTACGGTCCGCCTGGCACCGGCAAGACGTTACTTGCTAAGGCGCTAGCTAATGAGATAGGCGCTTACTTCATAGCAATAAATGGACCCGAGATCATGAGCAAGTTCTACGGCGAGAGCGAGGAGAGGCTGAGGGAGGTATTCAAGGAGGCGCAGGAGAACGCGCCATCAATAATCTTCATTGACGAGATAGATTCCATAGCGCCCAAGAGGGAGGAGGTGACAGGCGAGGTTGAGAAGCGGGTAGTGGCCCAGCTCCTCACGCTGATGGACGGCATACAGGAGAGAGGAAAGGTGATAGTAATAGGGGCCACCAACAGGCCCGAGGACCTGGACCCTGCCCTCAGGAGGCCTGGGAGGTTTGACAGGGAGATAGAGATCAGGCCGCCAGATAAGCAGGGAAGGCTTGAGATACTTCAAGTTCATACGAGAAACATGCCGCTTGACAGCGATGTAAATCTTGCAGAGATAGCAGACCTCACCAAGGGCTATACCGGCGCCGACTTAGCTGCGTTGGCCAAGGAGGCCGCTATGGCTGCAGTGAGGGAGTTCATGAGCTCAGGCAAGGTAGACCTGTCAAAGCCTGGGGAGATAAAGAAGGAGATCCTTGAGACACTCAAGGTGAGCAGGAGGCACTTCCTTGAGGCTATGAAGGTGGTCAGGCCAACGCTCATACGTGAGGTCTTCGTGGAGGTGCCAGAGGTTCACTGGGACGACATAGGTGGCCTCGACAACGTGAAACAGGAGCTGAGGGAGGTCGTCGAGTGGCCTCTTAAGCACCCAGACGTGTTCCAGAAGATGGGCATTGAGCCTCCCAAGGGGGTCTTGCTCTTCGGCCCGCCGGGCACCGGGAAGACGATGCTTGCCAAGGCGGTGGCCACCGAGAGCGGGGCCAACTTCATAGCCATAAGGGGGCCCGAGGTGCTGAGCAAGTGGGTCGGCGAGAGCGAGAAGGCCATAAGGGAGACCTTCAGGAGGGCGAGGGAGGTGGCGCCTGTCGTGGTTTTCTTTGACGAGATAGATTCCATAGCGCCTGCGAGGGGCTACAGCTTCGACAGCGGGGTCACGGACAGGATAGTGAACCAGCTCTTAACAGAGATGGACGGCATAGTTCCGCTCTCTAACGTGGTCATACTGGCAGCAACAAACAGGCCCGACATACTGGACCCCGCGCTCCTCAGGCCAGGGAGGTTTGACCGCGTGATCTACGTGCCGCCGCCTGACAGGGAGTCCCGCAAGCAGATATTCAAGGTGCACCTCAGAAAGGTGCCGCTTGCCAACGACGTCGACATAGACAGGCTCGCCGACCTGACAGAGGGCTACACTGGAGCAGACATAGCGGCCGTCGTAAGGGAGGCAGTCTTTGCAAAGCTGAGGGAGAAGCTGGAGCCAGGCCCTGTTGAGTGGAAGCACTTCGAGCAGGCGCTCAAGAGGGTCAAGCCGAGCCTCAGCCGTGAGGACGTCATGAGGTATGAGCAGATGGGCGACAGGCTCAAGAAGATGATAATGTCCGTCTGA